The window TTTTTGAAATGGTCATTGAAGCTCTGGATCGTATAGAAAGAATCACTCAGCGTCTGCTACTGTTCTCTCGAGAATCAGTTACAGAGAAATCCATGATAAACATTGTCGATAATGTAGAAGATGTTCTGGCTTCAGGCCTCCAGAAAGACGCTACACAAAAACAGATCCTCATTCATATTGAGTCTCCAGAAGTGCCCTCAGTGTACCTTGACCCCAAATATTTCAAGGAGATTCTCCATCATTTGCTGGAAAACGCGGTCGAAGCCTGCCTGGAAGGTGACAAAATTCATATCCGGTTTGCGTTGGATCTAAACAAAAATCTCTTCACTATTTTTGTAGAAGACACGGGAAAAGGTATCTCACCAGAGGATCTATCCAAGGTCACGGAACCTTTCTATACTACAAAATCCATTGCGGATGGTAGTGGTTTGGGGTTGGCCATTGTTCAGCAAATAGTTGAAGAACAGGGAGGCACACTGAATATTCAGAGTATTTTAGGTGAAGGGACAACCGTGATAGTGGTTATTCCTGTTTCTTTTGATAAAAATTAAAGTAAGCGTTCAGTCGTCAGCTATCAGTTTTCAATAATTCTCAAGGCATGGCAACCAAACGATATTTTCTGCTATGGAGTCATAATGCTTCTGAAGCGCATAAACACTGAACGCTTACAAATTAAATGTTGGTTCCATAAAGTGTCAATTCCGCTCCACAACTTGAAAAAGGGATTATGTATCAGGAAGAACAACTCAGAAGTTTTGGTGATATCGTCATGAGATTGATCCGTCGGGAAAATCTTTCTCGTCAAGAAGCCCGTGAAGGTTGGATGCATATCATCCAGAACACACAACCTGACCTGCAACAGGGAGCTTTCATGGCGGCTCTTGTTGCCAAAGGGGAGACGTTTGAGGAAGTTGCGGGAAGTTGGGATGCCATTTATGAATTTGATACCAACAAAGTCGATCTGAGTCATATTGATCCATTGGTTGAAAATTGCGGAACCGGAATGGATACACTGAAAACGTTCAATATCAGCACAGGGGCTTCTATCATTGCGGCGGCTAATGGTGTTTCCATGGCAAAGCATGGAGCCAGATCCATTACATCCAAATGCGGCACGGTTGATGTTCTGGAACATCTGGGCGTTGATGTTGAATGTGATCTCAATTGTGTCAAACACAGCATTGAACAGGCCGGGATAGGCATTTTCAACGGTATGAGCGCCAAAGTCCACCCCTCGGCATTAGGACGGATTCTGTCCCAGATCCGTTTTGGTTCGACGCTTAATATCTCTGGTTCTCTCGCTCATCCTGCCAACCCCCGTTATGCGCTTCGCGGAGTGTTTTCTCCTACAATTCTGAATCATACCATTGAAACCATGAGAGAGATCGGATACAGAAAAGCCATGGTCGTTTACGGATGGAATGACAAAAAAACCAAGGGTATAGACGAAATCTCGACTTTTGGAATCACAGAAGTTCGTGAACTTCATGAAAATGGAGCCATAGAATCCTATGAAATCACTCCGGAAGATTTTGGTATCAAACGACCTTCGTTTGACAAGATCGCATCCACCGGAACAGTGATCGGGGATGCGCAGGAATTATTAAAAACACTGCTGGGGCGAGCCAGTAACGCAAAACGCAATATTATGTGCCTGAACGCGGCTCCAATCATATATATCGCTGGAAAAGCCAAAGATCTCAAACAGGGGTATCAAATGGCACAGGAAACTCTGGCAAGAGGACTTGCTGTTGAAAAACTTCAGGAATGGGTATTGACCCAGACCAGAAATCGCATGAAAAGCGAAGAACAATTCCATGCAACCCTGGGTGAGATTCAGATCCCGATGTAAAGCATATCTCGCCACGATTCCATCAAAATGGGATATTGCGCTGATCAATATCCCGATGGATCAATCCTCATTTTATCCTGTATTTCTGACGAAATCCCGGTGACAACTGACGAAATCTCGTCATCCCCCAAGGAGTACAACCGCAAGATTTACTAACATAGTGAATAATTAAACACTTGTTTTTGTTGTGTAATAATTTTTGTTTCAGTGTAGCACGGATAAGGCATGAGGCGTGAAGGAGGAATATCAGACTTTGTAACCAATTAAACATTCGAGAGGTGATCATGAAAACAGATATCAAACTATTCCTGGTTATTCTGATAATGATTATTTCAGTGGTTTCATGTTCTGATATCGAAGGAACAGGCATGAAGAAAAACTCAAAAAGTGCCACAACAGGGATGGAAACCACTACGACAGAAACCAATATTGAGACAACAAAGGATAAGGAACCTATCAGCGGAATATCATGGGAAAAAATATATGCGGCGTTTCTTTCAAAAAACTGTGTGAGTTGTCACAATGACGCATCACCAGCATCAGGTCTTTCATGGACTCTGGAAAGTTATGACGCGATCGTGACTGCTCAGCGGAAAAGCTCAACCACGGAAGACCTGATTGTAAAACCTTTTGATCCGGAAAACAGTTTTGTCATTAAAAAACTCAAAGGTCTGGATGGTGTTTCAAGGATGCCTCTTGGTGGTCCTTATCTGGAAGAGGTGGCAATTCAATACTTTGAAATGTGGATTGCTGACGGCGCCTTGAGAGAATCAGCGCTTCCCACGGAATTACAGGCAGAGGATACACCATTGAGTGATGAAACCGCCGCTGGCGTAGTGGCTCCATCCATAGCCGCGGAACCTACTTGGGATTACATTACAAAATATGTGTTGGGACCGGGTTGTCAGATGTGTCATTCTAACAGTTTCAATTACAAAAACCTATCCTGGTCTGCTGATCGATATGATGACATTGTGGCCAGAGGAAGAAGAAGCTCGGAAGTCTCAGAATTAAAAATTGTCGAGCCTTTCAATAAAGATAAAAGTTATTTGTATCTCAAGCTGATCGGCAGCGACATCAAGGGTAGTAAAATGCCCGGATTGGGAATTGCGCTGCCCGGCAGTGAAATCGAAAACATCGGCAAATGGATTGATAACGGCGCTTTGCCTTCTGTGGAATATGTTTCATGGGATGCCATTGAACAATCCATTCTACGCAATAACTGCTCTGGATGCCATAATAAGAATCTGAAAAATGGAGACCTGAATCTCGACTTTAACAGTTATAAAGAAATTGTGACCAATGGAAAGAAAAGTTCTTCAGGAATAAAAATTGTTGAAGTTGGAAACAAGGAACAGAGTATGTTGTATAAAAAAATTAAAGGTGAAGCAGGGAAACGCATGCCTTTGGGGTCGGCCTTGTCAGATGAAAGCATCAATCTGATAGGTACATGGATTGATAATGGCGCGAAAAAACTGAAAGTAACGGATTCATCCGGATCGCTTTCTGGTATTGAAATCCCGAAAGATGTGGAAGCAACAATAGAAATCAATTCTCAATTGTTCGTATGGAGTGATATTCAAAAAGAAATATTTCAAAAACGTTGTGTTGTTTGTCATAACGCGACAACACCTGCCTCAAAGCTGAGTTGGACGGCAGATCAATATGAAACAGTGCTTTATAAACAAAGTGCTACGGGCGAACTTTTGATCAAGCGTGGAGATGGTATCTCGAGTTACCTTGTTAAAAAACTCAAAGGCATGGGGTCTGGAAACCGGATGCCATTAGGAGGACCCTATTT is drawn from SAR324 cluster bacterium and contains these coding sequences:
- the trpD gene encoding anthranilate phosphoribosyltransferase; this translates as MYQEEQLRSFGDIVMRLIRRENLSRQEAREGWMHIIQNTQPDLQQGAFMAALVAKGETFEEVAGSWDAIYEFDTNKVDLSHIDPLVENCGTGMDTLKTFNISTGASIIAAANGVSMAKHGARSITSKCGTVDVLEHLGVDVECDLNCVKHSIEQAGIGIFNGMSAKVHPSALGRILSQIRFGSTLNISGSLAHPANPRYALRGVFSPTILNHTIETMREIGYRKAMVVYGWNDKKTKGIDEISTFGITEVRELHENGAIESYEITPEDFGIKRPSFDKIASTGTVIGDAQELLKTLLGRASNAKRNIMCLNAAPIIYIAGKAKDLKQGYQMAQETLARGLAVEKLQEWVLTQTRNRMKSEEQFHATLGEIQIPM